The Candidatus Rokuibacteriota bacterium genomic sequence GGCCGGCAGGAGCGGACCGGCCCCCGGTAGTCCGAGACGGTTCTCCAGCAAATCCTTGAAGGAGAACTTCTTTCGCGGGTAGACGAGCTTCGGCCGTCCCGGAATATTGGCCAGCTTGCCCGCGGCCTCGACGGCATCCTCGAAGCCGCCCATCTCGTCGACCATCTTGAGCGCCAGTGCCTGCTGGCCGGAGTAGATCCGGCCTTCGGCAAACGCCAGCACTTCCTTTCGCTCGAGGCCCCGCCCTTCGGCGACGGCGTCCACGAACTGCGAGTAGACGTCGTCGAGCAGCGCTTGCAGCATCTTCCGCTCCTCGGGGCTCATGGTGCGGGCGAAGTTGCCCACGTCCTTATACGCGCCCGCCTTGACGACGACGTACTCGACGCCGACCTTCTTCAGCAGTCCCTCGATGTTGGCCATCTGCATGACCACGCCGATGGAGCCGGTCAGCGTGCCGGGATTCGCGTAGATCCTGTCGGCGGCCGCCGCGACGTAGTACCCGCCCGAGGCGGCCACCGCACCAAGGGTCGCGACCACAGGCTTGCCGGCCTTTCTCGCGCGCTGGATGGCGGCGAAAATCTCCTGCGTCGGAGCGACCACACCGCCCGGGCTGTTGACGCGGAGGACGACCGCCTTGATCGACGGATTCTCCGCGTGCTCGCGGAGCTCGCGAACGGCGGCCGTGCCGTCCACGATGATGCCCTCTATCTCCACCACGCCAACCTTCGCTCCGCCCGTGGGCAGCCCATCCTCGCTGACCGTCGCCATGAGAACCCAGATCGTGCCGAGGAACAGCACGAGGATCCCCACGCCTACTCCGATCGCGACCAGAGCGACGCGGCCGCGGGATGTCACCTGTCGCCCCCCACGAGCGGTCTACTCCTCATCCTCATCGAGGTCCTCGCCGCCACGCCGCTTCCGCCCCTTGCCGCGGCCGCGGGTATCCGCTTGCGACGGTTCCTCCAGGATGGCCGCCGCCAGGTCCTTGAGGCTGAGCCCTATGCGCCGCTCGTTGGGATCGACGCGTATCACCATCAGCGTGAGCTCGTCACCCACGTTGACGAGGTCGGAGGGCGAGGCAATGGGACGGCTCGACATCTGGGAGATGTGGAGGAGCCCATCCACGCCGGGCTCGAGCTCGACGAATGCGCCGAAGTCGGTCAGCCGCACGATCTTGCCGGTGACGCGAGAGCCCATGGGATAGCGCTGGGAGACAGATTCCCACGGATCGGGCTGGATCTGCTTGAGGCCCAGGGAGATTCGCTTGTTGTCCCTGTCCACGTTGAGGACCTGCGTATCGACGGACTGCCCCTTCTTGAGGATCTCCGACGGGTGCCCGATATTGCGGGTCCAGGACATGTCGGAGATGTGCAGCAGGCCGTCCACGCCGGGCTCGAGCTCGACGAAGGCGCCGAAGTCGGTCAGGTTGCGCACCTTGCCCTCGACCCGCTCGCCCGGCTTGTAGCGCTCCTCGATGGTCGCCCACGGGTCGGCCTCGACCTGCTTCATGCCGAGCGAGATGCGCTTGGTGGCCTTGTTCACGTCGAGCACCATGACGTCCACCATGTCGCCGACGTTAACGAGTTTCGAGGGGTGTCGCACGCGGCGCGTCCACGACATCTCGGACACGTGCACGAGCCCTTCGACTCCGGGCTCGAGCTCGACGAAGGCGCCGTAATTGGTCAGGCTCACCACCCGCCCCTGCGCCTTGGCACCCACCGGGTAGCGCTCGTCCACGACGGCCCAGGGGTCGGACGACTTCTGCTTGTAACCGAGCGAGACGCGCCCGGTCTCCCGATCGAAGTGCAGCACGACGACCTCGACCTGGTCGCCGATCTGGAAGATCTCCGACGGGTGTCCGACCCTGCCCCAGGACATGTCGGTCACGTGCAGGAGGCCGTCGATTCCGCCCAGGTCGATGAAGGCGCCGTAGTCGGTGATGTTCTTGACGGCGCCCGTGAGCACCATGCCCTCCGAGAGCACCGAGAGCGTGTGCTTCCGCTTCTCCTCGCGCTCCTCCTCCAGTACGGCGCGCCTGGACAGGACGACGTTGCCGCGCCGCCGGTTGAGCTTGATGACCTTCGCGCGGATCATCTGCCCGAGCATCGAGGCGAGGTTCTTGACCGGCCTCAGGTCCACCTGCGACCCGGGGAGGAAGGCGCGGACGCCCACGTCGACCGAGAGCCCGCCCTTGACCACCTCGATCACCTTGCCCTCGACGGGGGTGCCGCTGTCGTGAGACTTGGAGATGGCGTCCCAGACCTTGATCTTGTCCGCCTTGTCCTTGCTGAGGACGATCAGCCCTTCGCTGTCCTCCTTGGATTCGAGGTAGACCTCGATCTCGTCGCCGACCTTTGGGAGAGTGCCGGCGTGCCGGAACTCCTCCATGGCGATGGTTCCCTCGCTCTTGTAGCCGATGTCCACGAGCACCTCGCTGTCGCGGACCTCGACGACCCTGCCGCGGACGACCTCCCCTTCCTCGATGTCGCCCACGCCGCGGTTGAACCAGTCCTCCATACTCTCCTCGGGGGCCTCTGCCACCTCCTCCTGCGCCCCCTCGAGGACTTTCGCCTTCCGGTTCTCCGTCTCCATAATGCGGTGCTTCCTCCCTTGGTGGATATCGCCGGTGCGTCGCCTGAGCGGCCGCCCCTGACGTCGATGCTAGCGCTGCTGTTGGTCCCTCAACTGCGCGATCCCGCGCATCATCTCCTCGGCAGCCTCCCGGTAGCGCTCCTTGCGGCCGGCGCCGATCTGGGCCTTGAAGTGTATCGCGGGTCCGAAGCTCACGCTCACTTGGCTGCGCCGGGGCCAGGTCGCGCCCTTGGGCAGGGCCTCGAGGGTGCCCGAGACGTACGCGGGCACCACGGGCGCCCCGCTCGTGACCGCGAGCATCCCGACGCCGGGCTTTCCTTCCCCGAGGCGGCCGTCCAGGCTACGCGTCCCCTCCGGAAACACCAAGAGCGCCTTTCCTTCTTCGAGCAACAGCGCGGCTGTTCTGAGCGCGCGCGGGTCCGAGCCCTCGCGGCGCACGGGCCGTGCGTGGAGAGCCCGGAGGAGCCACCCGAAGACGGGGATCCGGAACAGCTCCGCCTTCGCGAGGAAGTAGATCCGGCGCCGCGTCGCCCCGCCGATCAACGGCGGATCGAGGATGCTCTGGTGGTTCGAGACGATGAGCGCCGGCCCGGAGGACGGGACGTGCTCCGCCCCTCTCACGCGGAGGCCGAACCACGCCCGCATCACGAACACGACCAGCGGCTTCAGGATCCCGTACAGCACCGCGCCTGCTCCACCGCCTCGAGGATCCGCTGCACCACCGCCTCCGGCGAGAGCGCCGTCGAGTCGACCGTCACCGCGCCCGCGGGCTTGCGGAGCGGCGCGAGCTCCCGCTCCATGTCCTGACGGTCGCGCAAGGCGACCTCGGCCTTCACGCTTTCGTAGTCGGCGGGCAGGCCGCGCGTGGCCAGCTCGTCGCGGCGGCGGCGGGCCCGCTCGGCAAGATCCGCGTCCAGGTAGACCTTGACCTCGGCGTCGGGGCAGACCACGCTACCCGTGTCCCGGCCCTCGAGGACGACCCCACCCGCCGCTGCTAAGCCCCGCTGGAGCGGCGTCATCTTGTCGCGCACCGCTCTGAGCACCGTCAGTCTCGACGTAGTCAAAGCGATCTCGGGCGTCCTGATCTCGGCTGTGACGTCGCGGCCGTTGACGAGCACGCGCCCGCCGGTGCTGGAGTCGGCCAGCTCGACGGTCGTCCGGGCCAGCAGCGCTCCGACGCCCTGCTCGTCCTCCGGCGCCACGCCCGCCTGCATGAGCGCCCACGCCAGCGCCCGGTACAGCGCGCCCGTGTCCACGAGCCTGAAGCCGAGCCGCCGGGCAACCTCGCGGGCGGTGGTGGACTTGCCCGCGCCGGCCGGGCCGTCGATAGTGATGACGGGATCGCGGCGGCAGGTCACGGCAGCTCTTCCACGCAGGGTGCGCCGGCGAGCGCGTTGACCGTCTCGACAAAACCGGGGTATGAGGTCCCGATGCATCCGGTGTCTTCGACGATCGTCTCTCCCTCCGCGACGAGGCCGGCCACGACCAGCGCCATCGCCATGCGATGGTCGCCGCCGCTCTGGACGGTAGCGCCGCGAAGCCGCGCGCCGCCCTCGATCTCAAGCCCGTCGGGCGCTTCGGTGATGTGCGCACCCAGCGTGCCGAGCTCCGTGGCGATCGAGCGGATGCGGTCCGATTCCTTCACGCGCAGCTCCGCTGCGTCGGTGATCCGCGTGCGTCCCTCCGCCATGCACGCCGCCACCGCGAGCACGGGCACCTCGTCGATGAGGCGCGGGATCATCGGGCCGCCCACGAGCGCGCCGCGGAGAGTCGCGCTGCGGGTCGTGAGGTCGGCGACGGGCTCGCCCGCCGCCAGGGCGGCGTGGCTCCGGCCTACCGGGGCGCCCATCGACTCGAGCGCGTCGAGGAGCCCCGCGCGCGTCGGGTTGACACCCACGCCCGTGACCGTGATCTCCGCCCCCCGCGCGATCGTGCCGGCTACCAGCAGGAAGGCCGCGGAGGAGATGTCCCCCGGGACGGCGACACCCTGTCCGCGAAGCTCCGCCCCCGGCGTGAGCGTGACGGTCGTGCCGTCAACCGACAGCCTCGCCCCGAAGCCCGTCAGCATGCGCTCGGTGTGGTCCCGCGAGCGCACAGGCTCCGTGACGGTGACGGCCCCGTCCGCCCAGAGACCGGCCAGCAGCAGCGCCGTCTTGACCTGGGCTGAGGCGACGGGTGAGTCGAAGGCAATCGCCTTGAGCGGCCTCGCCCCTCGCACTCCCAGCGGCAGGCGCGAGCCGTCCTCGCGGCCGACCACCGTGGCGCCCATGCGCGTCAGGGGTAGGCCGACCCGCCTCATGGGCCGCCGCCGCAGCGAGTCGTCGCCCGTCAGAAAGGTCCAGAAGGGCTGTCCCGCGAGGACGCCCATGAGCAGGCGGACCGCTGTGCCCGAATTGCCGAGGTCGATGACCTGCTCGGGCTCGCGCAGGCCGAAGAGCCCGGCGCCGTCAACGAGGTAGTGCCCTGGGCCCTTTCGCGTCACGAGGACGCCGAGGGCGCGGACCGCCTTGAGCGTGTTCAGGCAGTCCTCGCCCTCGAGGTAGCCCGTGATCTCCGTGCGTCCCGAGGCGATCGCGCCGAAGAGGGCCGCCCGGTGAGAGATGGACTTGTCCCCCGGCACCTGGACCGTGCCGCTGAGCCGCTTTGGAGCCCGCACGCGGATCCGCATCACCCAAGCCTCGCCCGGACCATGCGGATGCGCTCCAGCTCGGCCTCGATGCGCGGTGCGTCGCCTGAGCGCAGCACGCGCTCGAGATCGCCCAGCGCCGCCCGGAAGGCCGCGACGGCTTCGGCCAGCGCTTCGCGGTTCTCCTCGAAGATCTCCCTCCAGACAGTCGGGCTCGACGCCGCGATGCGTGTGGTGTCCTTGAAGCCCCGCGCGGCCACGTCGAAGAACTGCGAATCCATCCGGACCACGGCATCCACCAGCGCGGCGGCCACGAGGTGCGGTAGGTGGCTGATGGCGGCCACGGCCCGGTCGTGGGTGGCGGGATCCATGGTGACGACTCGCCCGCCGGCCGCTTCCCAGAATTCCGTGACGCGCTTGACGGCGTCCCGCGCGGTGCGGTCGGTGGGCGTGAGGATGATCGTGGCGCCCCGGAAGAGATCCGCGCGGGCGACCGCGAAGCCCGAGAGGTTCGATCCCGCCATGGGGTGGCTGCCCACGAAGTCGAGCGGCCTCCCAGCGCAGAGCGTCTCGGCGACGCGCACGATCGCGGCCTTCGTGCTGCCGACGTCGGTGATGAGGGCCTGCGGCTCGGCTGCCTGCCACACGGCGGGCAGCTGATGCTCGAGGGTGGCGACGGGGGTCGCCAGGACGACCATGTCGGCGCCCGTCAGGCCGTCTCGAAGATCGGTCGTGACGCGGTCGACGGCCCCCTCGCTGAGCGCCGGCGCCAGGCTCGCGGGATTGCGGCCGACCCCCACGATCTCCCGCGCCAGCGATTCGGCGCGAGCCGCCTTGGCCACGGAACCGCCGAGGAGCCCCAGCCCGACAATGGCGAGGCGGCGGATCACCCGACCTTGCCCTCCGCCAGGACCTTCTTCAGCGCCTTGATCAGGCGCCGATTTTCCTCAGGCGTGCCGATGGTCACGCGGAGCGCAGTCTCCATGCCGAAGCTCGACATGGGGCGCACGATCACGCCCTCCTTCAAAAGGCGCTGGAAGACGTCGCTGCCGCTCCGGGCCACGTCGAGAAGGATGAAGTTGGCGCGCGAGGGCACGTACTTGAGCTCCATCGAGGTGAACTCGTCGCACAGGAAGTGCCGTCCGGCTTCGTTCATCCGCAGGCACTCGAGGATGTGCGAGTCGTCCTCGAGGGCTGCCAACGCGGCCACCTGGGCGAGCGAGTTGACGTTGAAGGGCTGCCGGATCCGGTTGAGAAGGGCGACGCAGTCGGGGTCCGCGATCGCGTAACCCACACGAAGCCCCGCGAGGCTCGCGGCCTTGGAGAAGGTCCGCAGCACGGCGACCTTGCGGCCCTGCTTCATGTACTGGACCGAGTCGGGGAAGTCCGGCCCCTGGGCGAACTCGAAGTAGGCCTCGTCGAAGACCACGATGACCTTGTCCGGCACGCGCGCCATGAAGGCCGCGACCTCCTCCGCCGTCACGAGGGTCGCCGTCGGATTGTTCGGGTTGGCGATGAACACGATCTTCGTCATCGGCGTGATCGCGCGCGCCATGGCCTCGAGGTCCAGCCGGTGGTCCTTCAGGGTGACAACTACCCGGATACCACCGGCGGCTTGGACGATCATGGGGTAGACGACGAAGGACGGATGCGGGATGATCGCCTCCTCGCCCGGCCGCAGGAAGCCCCGCACGAGCAGCTCGATCAGCTCGTTGGAGCCGTTGCCCATGATGATGTGCTCCGGCGTGAGCCCGTGACGCCGCGCCAGCGCGCTACGCAGGTAGTGGGCGCTGCCGTCGGGGTAGCGGTTCAGATGAGCCAGCGCCTCCGAGATGGCCTTGAGGACGCGCTCCGAGGGCGGCAGCGGGTTCTCGTTCGAGGCGAGCTTGATGACGTCGGTCAGGCCGAACTCGCGCTCGAGCTCCTCGATCGGCTTCCCCGGCTCGTAGGGGTCGATCCCGAGGATGTGGTCGTTGGCGAGGGATTCCCAGGACACAGGCATGCGGGGCTCCTTAGGCGGCCGGGTAGGATCCGAGGATCTTCAGGAACTGGCAGCGCTCCTTGACCTCGTCGAGAACAGCCCGGACGTCATCGGTATCGCGGTGACCCTCGAAGTCGACGAAGTTCACGTACTCCCAGGGGCGCCGCTTGGTTGGTCGCGATTCGATCTTGGTCATGTTGAGCCGGCGCGCGGCGAAGGGCTGGAGGATGCTGTACAGCACGCCCGGCTCGTTCTTCATCGAGAAAAGGATGGAGGTCTTGTCCCGCCCCGTGGCGCCGACCGGGCGGCGTCCGATCACCAGGAAGCGCGTGGTGTTGTATGGGTTGTCCTCGATGCGCTTCTGCAGCACGGGCACGTCGTACGTGCGGGCGGCCAGCTCCGAGGCGACGGCCGCCACCGTGGGGTCGTCCTTCGCGCGCTCGGCCGCCGCGGTCGTCGACGGCATCTCCTCGGTGCGGGCGTCGGGCAGGTGCGCCAGCAGCCACTGCCGGCACTGCGCGAGCGCCTGGGGGTGGGAACAGACGACCTTGACCTCGCCGAGTTCGCCGGCCCTCGACAGCAGGTGCTGGCTGATCTCGAGCGTGAGCTCGCCCGCGATCAGGGCCTCCGAGTCGATGAGGCGGTCGAGCGTGACGTTGACCGGCCCTTCGGTCGAGTTCTCGACCGGCACCACGCCGTATTCCGCGCGCCCCCGCTCGACCTCCTCGAAGACGTCCGCGATGGTCTTGAGCGGGATGAGTTGGGCCGAGGTCCCGAAACGGCGCATCGCCGCGGCGTGGGTGAAGGTGCCGGCGGGACCGAGGTACCCGACGGGCAGCGGATTCTCGAGGGCGAGGGAGGCCGAGAGGATCTCCCGCCAGACGGCGCGGACCGCCTCAGCGCTCAGGGGGCCTCGATTCAGCGCGGCGAGGCGCTCCAGGACCTGGGCCTCGCGCTCCGGGACAAAGTACGGCCTGTCCTGCTGCCGCTTGAGCTCGCCGATCTGAAGGGCGGCGTGTCCGCGCTGGTTGAGAAGGTTGAGGATCTGCTCGTCGAGGTCGTTGATCCTGGATCGCCAGTCGTCCAGGTCCATGAAGGGCTCCTGATGCGGATCTATCGGTGAATCCTGGCTAGTATAGGCGAAGCGCCCTGGTCGCGCAAGCTCCGAAGCCCAACGAGCTCCGCGGCGCTTAGGGCGCGCGTGTGCCCCAACGGCAGCGCCCCTAGACGCAGCGGGCCGAATTGGACGCGGCGCAGACGCATCACGGGGTGGCCGAGGGCCTTGCAGTAGCGCTTCACCTCGCGGTAGCGCCCTTCCTTGAACGTCACGCTGAGCCACGTGCTCCCTCTCCCGTGCTTCAGGATCCGCACCGCCGAGGGCAGCGCGGGACCGTCCGGCAGGAGCACGCCGCGCCGCCACCGCTCGAGGTCGCCCGGCCCGACGTGGCGCTCCACCTCGACCTCGTAGACGCGGGGGATCTCGTAGCGCGGATGCAGGAGCCGGTTGGTCAGCTCGCCGTCGTTCGTGAGGAGCAGGAGGCCCTCGGCGTCGTAGTCGAGCCGCCCGACGGGAAAGAGCCTGGGCGTCTCTCGGGGCAGGAGATCCGTCACGACCGGGCGGCCTTCGGGGTCGTGGAGGCTCGTGACGTAGCCGCGCGGCTTGTGGAGCAGCACGTATGCGTGCGCCTCGCGCGCGCCGACGGGGCGGCCGTCGAGGGCGATGACGTCGGTCGCGGGGTCCGCTTGGGCGCCGGGCTCGAGCCGCACCGTTCCGTTGACGGTGACGCGGCCGGCCTCGAGAAGCGCCTCAGCCCCGCGGCGTGACGCCAGCCCCGCCTGGGCCAGGATCTTGCTGAGCCGCATCGGTGGCAGGAGAGCTCTCCACGGCGTCGCCGGATCCCGCCGCCCCCGCGGCGTCTGGCGGGGTCTCCGGGATCACGAGGTCGCCCTCGACCTTGGGCAGGTCGGCCAGGTCTCTCAAGCCGAAGGCGACAAGGAAGTCGCGCGTCGTCTCGTAGAGGAACGGCCTGCCGGGCGAGTCCTTCCGCCCGGCGATGCGGACCATGCGGCGGTCGAGGAGGTTGTCGAGGACCGCTTCAGAGTTGACGCCCCTGACGGCGTCGATGTCGGGACGGGATGCCGGCTGGCGGTAGGCGATGATGGCGAGGGTTTCCAGCGACGAGCGCGACAATCGGGAGCGCGTCCGGCTGCGGGCCAGCTTCACGAGCCAGGGCGCGACCTCGGGCCGCGTCACCAGGCGGTAGCCGCCGCCCACTTCGATGATCTGGAGCGCCCTGCCCTGCCCGTCGAGCCGCTCCGTGAGCACGCTCACCAGCTCGCGCGCCTGGCCCGCGGAAGGAAGGTCGAGCACCTCCTGGATGCGCTCGGCCTCGACCGGAGCCTCGGAGGCGAAGAGCAGCGCTTCGAGGACGTCTATGGGTTGAGTCATGCGTGGGGGTTCAGTCATGGTTGGGCTCAGTCATGCGCGGTCTCTCCAGGGGTTGGAGCGTCAGTGGGCGGGACGTCCGAGGCGGCATCGGTCGGGGACGCCGACTCGATGACGATCTCGCCGAACAGTTCCGCCTGGTGGGCGCGCGCCTGCCCGAGCCTCACGAGCTCGAGCAGGGCAAGGAGCGTCACGATCCACTCGGCGCGGACGCGCTCTTGCCCGGCGACGGACGAGAAGAGGATGGACCACGTGTGCCGCAGCAGCTCGATGACCTCGCCCATGCGCTCGAGGACCGAGAGCGGGTTCGGCTCGATCTGGCGCGGCGTCTGGCGCTTCTGCTCCTCGATGAGCCGCGTGATGGCCCTCTGCAGGAGATGAACCGAGAGGTCCTCCAGCGGGACGTCCTCGGGTGGCGGCAGCTCGCCGACGGTGCGGCCGTAGAGCAGCGCCTGCTCCGCCTCGCGTAGGCCGAGCCAGGCGCCGAACTCCTTGACGCGCGCGTACTCGCGCAGCCGCTCGGCCAGCTCCTGGCGCAGGAGCTCGCCCTCCTCGTCGAGGCTGTCCGGCGGCGCCTCGGGATCGACCGGCAGCAAGAGCTTGGACTTGAGGTAGATCAGGGTGGCGGCCATGACCATGAAGGCGCCTGCGGTGTCGAGGTCCTGGAACTGCACCGACTCGAGATGCGCTAGGTACTGCTCGGTGATGGTGCGGATGGGCAGGTTGGCGAGGTCGACCTCGCTGGTCCTGCAGAGGTGAAGCAAGAGGTCCAGCGGGCCGACGAAGGACTCCACCCTGACGGTCAGGCCCTGCGGCTCCGTTTCCGTATCCGCAGTCATCCGGTAACGGGGGCCCAGAAATGGCCCCCGTACTCCCCCAGTAACGGGAACCAGAAATGGCCCCCGTACTCCCCCAGTAACGGGAACCAGAAATGGCCCCCGTACTCCCCCATGTTCGCAATCATTTCGGCTCCAGGTTGATCACGGAGCGGACTTCGTCCATGGTCTTCTTCGCGAACTCACGCGCCTTCTTCGAACCCTCGTGGAGGATCTCCACGATCTCGCGCGGCTTGGCCGCGAAGCGCTCGCGCCGCTCGCGAATCCCGGCGAGCGGCGGCACCATGTGGGTGAGCAGCACCGCCTTGCAGTCGAGGCAGCCGATGCCCGCCGTCCGGCAGCCGGTCGCGCAGGCTTCGCGCGGCTCCTCGGGAGTGAAGATCTTGTGGAGGTCGAAGACCGGGCAGAGGTGCGGGTTGCCCGGGTCACTCCGCCGCTTCCGGGCGGGATCCGTGATCATCGGCTTGACCTTGGCCGTGATCTCCTCGGGGGTGTCCGACAATAGGATCGCGTTGCCGAGCGACTTCGACATCTTGCGGCCGTCAGTCCCCGGCACCTTCGGAATCTGGGTCAGCTTGACCCCGGGCTCCGGGAAGACCGGCTTCCACGTGTTGTTGAAGCGCCGCGCCACCTCGCGCGTCAGCTCGACGTGCGGCACCTGGTCGATGCCGACCGGCACCCACTGCGGCTTGTACATGAGGATGTCCGCCGCCTGGAGCAGCGGGTACCCCAGGAGCCCGTACGAGGGCGACTCGAGCCCCAGCTGCTCCACCATCTCCTTGTAGGTGGGGACGCGCTCGAGCCAGCCGACCGGCGTCACCATGGAGAAGAGGAGATGGAGCTCCGCGTGCTCGGGCACCAGCGACTGGATGAAGAGCGTGCTCCGCTCCGGGTCGAGACCCGCGCCGAGCCAGTCCGCCAACATCTCGATCGTGCTCTCCGGCGCCTGGCCGCTGTTCTCCGCGTCCGTCGTGAGCGCGTGCCAGCTCGCAACGAAGTAGAAGCAGTCGTACTCGTCCTGGAGCCGCACCCAGTTGTCGAGCGCGCCCAGGTAGTTGCCGAGATGGAGCTTGCCCGTCGGGCGCATGCCGGAGAGCACCCGCTGCTTGGAGGTCATGACGCTCCCGGATCTCCCTGTCCCGAGCCCCGGTGCGCTTCCCAGGCCTTGGCCATGCGGAGGAACACGTAATTGGCGTAGAGCACGGCGAGCACGAAGCCGCGCCAGCCGTCGAGGAAGCCTAACCTCAGGACGTACATGGAGAGGAATCGCCCGAGCGGGCGGAGCGCCAAGTCGGCGAGCCCCGCCCGTCCGCCGCGGCTGACAATCTCCTGGGCCGCAAGCGTGGAGTACCGGTTCGAACGCGTGACGAAGTCCTCGAGTCCGCGGTACGAGTGATGCAGCATCGGCTCGACGAGGGCCTCGACGTGGCCCTCGACCACGACCGATTCGTGCACCGCGCTGTCCACAAAGCGGCCGGCGTCCCGGCTGAAGAGGCGCAGCTGGTAGTCCGGAAAGAGCCCGCCGTGGCGCACCCAGGCGCCCCAAAAAACATTCTTCCGTGGGATCGAGTAGCCGTCGGCCGGGCCGTTCGCGCGCACGATGCGGCCGATCCGCTCCCGGAGCTCGGGGGTGACGCGCTCGTCGGCGTCCAGCGACAGCACCCACTCGCCGGTCGCCTGTTCGAGCGCGAAGTTCTTCTGCGCGGCGAAGCCTGCCCACGGCCGCACCCAGATCTTGTCCGTGAACTCGCGCGCGACCTGGACGGTCTTGTCGGTGGACTCGGCGTCGATCACGATGATCTCGTCCGCCCAAGCGGCGCTCTCGAGGCAGGCGCGCAGCCGCTCCTCCTCGTTCCAGGCGATGATCGTGACGCTCAGCCGGTTCACTCCGCACCCTCGAGCATGCCTCGCGCGGCCTCGAAGACTCCCGCGACCTCGAGTCCGGCCATGGTGCCGTCTGGACTCTGCAGTCCCCGACAGCGCGCCCCGTAGGGGCCGTTTCGCTCGGCGAGGGACGGCCCGTAGAGCCCGAGAGACGGCGTCCCGAGCGCCGCCGCCAGGTGAAGCGGCCCCGTGTCATTGGCGATCATCAGCCGGCACCGCTTCAAGAGGGCCGCGAGCTCACCGAGGTCCGTGGGCGGAGCGAGGATTGCGCTGAGCCCCGGCAGCGCCAAGGAGATCTCGCGCGCCATGTGCGCCTCGTCGGGGCCCCAGAGCAGCAGGAGACGCGCGCCCGCTTCAGTGGCCAGCCGCTCGGCCAAGGCGCCGAAGCGCGCCACAGACCACCGCTTCTGTGGATGGCCCGCGCCCGGGTTGATCGCGACCAGCCGGTCACCGAGCTTGACACCCTCCTTGACGAGGAGCTCCCCGATCCGACGCTCCGACGCCGCGGGCACGGGCACGTGGAACTCCGCGGGCCCCGGCGTGATACCGAGCGGGGCGAGGAGCGCCAGGTACTGCTCGACGACGTGGCGCGCCGAGTCGGGGGGCGTCACGTGACGGTTGGTGAAGAGCGCGTTCCAGCGCTCGCGGCACCGGCCCGCGCTGAAGCCTATCCGCACGGGCGCCCCTGTGTAGGCGGTCAAGAGCCCGCTCTTCAGCAGGCCCTGGAGGTCTATGGCCACGTCGAAGGAGGCGCGCCGGATCCTCTCTCGGAGCCGCCCGACCTTGCCCAGTACCTGGCGGGCTCCCGCCGGGCGCCAGATGAGCCGGCGCCACAGACGCGTGTCCACCGGCACCACCGCGTCGAGATCGGGGTGGTCGCGGAGGATCGCGTACTCGCGCGCCTCGACCACCCACGTCAGGTGCGCGGAGGGGAGCGCGCGCCTGAGCGCGTGCGCGACCGGGAGGGCGTGGACCACATCACCCAGCGAGGACAGCTTGATGATCGCGATACGCGGGCTGCGCGACGTCATCGCCCCGCCCCGGGCTTCTCTCCGGATCTCTCCCCGGATCTCTCCCCGAATCTCTCCACGATGAGCCGGATGAGGTCGCGCGTGGCGTGGCTCTTCGGATCCCCCGCGATGGCGACGCACCCTCCGGCCGAAAGGACCGCGCTCCGTTCCGGCACGGACTCCGCCGTGTAGTCGGTGCCCTTGGCGTGCACGTCGGGCCGGAGTCTCGCGACGAGGGCATCGGCGGTGTCGTCCTCGAAGATGACCACGCCGTCCACGGACGCCAGCGCGCCGACGATCTCCGCGCGCTCGGTGGCCGTCATGATGGGCCGCCCCGGCCCCTTGAGCCGGCGCACGGAGGTGTCCCCGTTGACCCCGACCAGGAGGGCATCGCCGAGCGCGCGGGCCTCGCTGAGGTAGCGCACGTGGCCGACGTGGAGGAGATCGAAGCAGCCGTTGGCCAGGACCAGCCGCTTGCCCTGGCGCCGCCAGCCCTCGGCAAGACGGGCCGCCTCGTCAACGCCGAGCAGCGGC encodes the following:
- a CDS encoding glycosyltransferase family 2 protein, with protein sequence MNRLSVTIIAWNEEERLRACLESAAWADEIIVIDAESTDKTVQVAREFTDKIWVRPWAGFAAQKNFALEQATGEWVLSLDADERVTPELRERIGRIVRANGPADGYSIPRKNVFWGAWVRHGGLFPDYQLRLFSRDAGRFVDSAVHESVVVEGHVEALVEPMLHHSYRGLEDFVTRSNRYSTLAAQEIVSRGGRAGLADLALRPLGRFLSMYVLRLGFLDGWRGFVLAVLYANYVFLRMAKAWEAHRGSGQGDPGAS
- the trpS gene encoding tryptophan--tRNA ligase; this encodes MTSKQRVLSGMRPTGKLHLGNYLGALDNWVRLQDEYDCFYFVASWHALTTDAENSGQAPESTIEMLADWLGAGLDPERSTLFIQSLVPEHAELHLLFSMVTPVGWLERVPTYKEMVEQLGLESPSYGLLGYPLLQAADILMYKPQWVPVGIDQVPHVELTREVARRFNNTWKPVFPEPGVKLTQIPKVPGTDGRKMSKSLGNAILLSDTPEEITAKVKPMITDPARKRRSDPGNPHLCPVFDLHKIFTPEEPREACATGCRTAGIGCLDCKAVLLTHMVPPLAGIRERRERFAAKPREIVEILHEGSKKAREFAKKTMDEVRSVINLEPK
- a CDS encoding adenylyltransferase/cytidyltransferase family protein; the protein is MAPLLGVDEAARLAEGWRRQGKRLVLANGCFDLLHVGHVRYLSEARALGDALLVGVNGDTSVRRLKGPGRPIMTATERAEIVGALASVDGVVIFEDDTADALVARLRPDVHAKGTDYTAESVPERSAVLSAGGCVAIAGDPKSHATRDLIRLIVERFGERSGERSGEKPGAGR
- a CDS encoding glycosyltransferase family 9 protein, yielding MTSRSPRIAIIKLSSLGDVVHALPVAHALRRALPSAHLTWVVEAREYAILRDHPDLDAVVPVDTRLWRRLIWRPAGARQVLGKVGRLRERIRRASFDVAIDLQGLLKSGLLTAYTGAPVRIGFSAGRCRERWNALFTNRHVTPPDSARHVVEQYLALLAPLGITPGPAEFHVPVPAASERRIGELLVKEGVKLGDRLVAINPGAGHPQKRWSVARFGALAERLATEAGARLLLLWGPDEAHMAREISLALPGLSAILAPPTDLGELAALLKRCRLMIANDTGPLHLAAALGTPSLGLYGPSLAERNGPYGARCRGLQSPDGTMAGLEVAGVFEAARGMLEGAE